Proteins from a single region of Chitinibacter bivalviorum:
- a CDS encoding cobyric acid synthase: MPTLMIQGCTSDAGKSTLTAALCRLLMRRGVKVAPFKPQNMALNSAVTEDGGEIGRAQAVQAVACGLAAHTDMNPVLLKPSSDCRAQVIIQGKSIGNLDAVDYHDYKTTAKRAVFESWGRLAANYDWVIVEGAGSPAEVNLRQGDIANMGFAEEADCPVWLVADIDRGGVFAHFVGTLACLSASEQARIQGFIINRFRGDISLLQPGCDWLEAKTGKPVLAVVPYLHGLEIAAEDALPRTVANVDGEFRIVIATLPHISNHTDFDPLRRLPNVRCEFANPNQPLPDCDLLIIPGSKNTLGDLAHLRAQGWDAQIARHLRYGGKLMGVCGGLQILGAQIDDPEGIESGAISDRGLSHIPINTVLEADKQLVNVTGQIAASGTPIRGYEIHVGRSSWIDATQAQWPRFAHLGDGRADGWVSPDGQILATYLHGLFDEPAALQSLLAWAGCALETANLPAANVLLEREIDRLADALDAALDWSRVAAAGLSLPH, from the coding sequence GTGCCTACTTTAATGATCCAAGGTTGTACCTCCGACGCGGGTAAATCAACGCTGACCGCCGCGCTGTGCCGCTTGCTGATGCGTCGCGGCGTGAAAGTCGCGCCATTCAAGCCGCAAAATATGGCGCTCAACTCGGCGGTGACCGAGGATGGTGGCGAGATTGGTCGGGCGCAAGCGGTGCAGGCGGTGGCGTGTGGCTTGGCGGCGCATACCGATATGAATCCAGTCTTACTTAAGCCGTCGAGTGATTGCCGCGCGCAGGTGATTATTCAGGGCAAATCGATTGGCAATCTGGATGCGGTCGATTATCACGACTACAAGACGACGGCCAAACGCGCGGTGTTTGAGTCGTGGGGCCGCTTGGCGGCCAACTATGATTGGGTGATTGTTGAAGGTGCGGGCAGCCCGGCGGAAGTGAATTTACGCCAGGGCGATATTGCCAATATGGGTTTTGCCGAGGAAGCCGATTGCCCCGTTTGGCTGGTGGCCGATATTGATCGCGGCGGCGTGTTTGCGCATTTTGTCGGCACGCTGGCTTGCCTGAGTGCATCGGAACAGGCGCGGATTCAGGGTTTTATCATCAACCGTTTTCGCGGTGATATTAGCCTCTTGCAGCCCGGTTGCGACTGGCTGGAGGCCAAAACCGGTAAGCCGGTGCTGGCGGTGGTGCCGTATTTGCATGGCTTGGAAATCGCAGCCGAAGACGCATTGCCGCGCACAGTGGCGAATGTCGACGGCGAGTTTCGCATCGTGATTGCAACGCTGCCGCATATTTCCAATCACACCGATTTTGATCCGCTACGCCGCTTACCGAATGTACGTTGCGAATTTGCTAACCCCAATCAGCCTTTGCCTGATTGCGATTTGCTAATTATCCCCGGTAGCAAAAATACGCTCGGCGATTTGGCGCATTTGCGCGCGCAAGGCTGGGATGCACAAATCGCGCGGCATTTGCGCTACGGTGGCAAGCTGATGGGCGTGTGTGGCGGTTTGCAGATTTTGGGCGCGCAAATTGATGACCCTGAGGGTATCGAGTCGGGAGCTATTTCTGATCGAGGTCTTAGCCATATACCCATTAATACAGTGCTGGAGGCGGATAAGCAGCTTGTGAATGTCACTGGCCAGATTGCGGCGAGTGGCACGCCGATTCGCGGCTATGAAATCCACGTTGGCCGATCAAGCTGGATTGATGCAACGCAAGCTCAATGGCCACGCTTTGCCCACTTGGGCGATGGTCGCGCCGATGGTTGGGTCTCGCCCGATGGGCAGATTTTGGCGACGTATTTGCATGGCCTGTTTGATGAGCCAGCCGCGCTGCAAAGCTTGCTGGCGTGGGCGGGGTGCGCGCTTGAGACCGCCAATTTGCCCGCTGCGAATGTGCTGCTCGAGCGCGAAATTGATCGCCTTGCCGATGCGCTGGATGCGGCGCTCGATTGGTCGCGCGTCGCAGCCGCAGGATTGAGCTTGCCACACTAG